The Oceanispirochaeta sp. M1 genomic interval TCCATTCCTTTTCTGGAAGCAGTTCGTCAGATTATCCATGAGAAGGGTCATGAAAATGCTCTTTCGGTTCATCTGACACTTATCCCCACAGTTACCGGCGGAGAAGTGAAGACAAAGCCTACACAGCACTCCGTTAAAGAGATGAGAGAAATCGGTATTCAGCCGGATGTTCTGCTCTGCCGTTGTCAGGAAGAACTTGAGGATGATCTTAAACGTAAGATCGCTCAATTTACTAATATTGATTATGACTGTGTCCTTTCTGCACATGATGTGGATACAACAATCTATGAAATTCCTGTTGTTTATCATAATCAGGGTATGGATGATGTTGTCTGTCGAAAGATGGGTCTTAGAAGCAAGAAATCCAAGATTACAAATACCTGGGGTAAGCTGGCAGATATTCATAAGAATGCAAAGACCACTGTCAATATTGCGATGGTGGGGAAGTATATTGAACTGGGAGATGCCTACAAGTCTGTTGATGAGGCTCTGGTACATGGTGCTTTTGCCAATGAAGTCAGACTGAATCTGACCAAGGTTGATTCTGAAGAGGTTGAAAAGATCGTTGCAGAAGGGAAATCTCTTGATGAGGTTTTTGCTCCCTATGATGGTATTCTTATTCCCGGAGGTTTTGGCTCCAGAGGGATTCTTGGAATGGTCCAGACCGCAACATATGCACGTGAAAACAAGATTCCCTGTTTTGGTATCTGTCTTGGATTACAGATCATGGTTATTGAGTACAGTAGAACGATGCTGGGAATCGCAAATGCAGACAGTTCTGAGTTCAGACCGGAGGGTAATCATTCTGTTATATCGCTTCTTGAAGAACAGGTTGATGTCACAGCCTACGGCGGTACAATGCGTCTTGGTCTGAGTGAATCTCGTATAGAGGAGGGGACTCATATCTATAAAGCTTATGGTTCCGCCAATATTCACGAAAGACACAGACACCGTTATGAAGTCTCTAATAAATATAGAGATGATCTTGCAAAGGCCGGTTTGGTGCTTTCAGGAACTACTCCTGATGGTTCTCTTGTTGAATCTGTGGAATGGCCTGATCATCCCTGGGGAGTTGGTGTTCAGTTCCATCCTGAATTTACATCTTCCCCAATCAAGGCCGGTCCTCTGTTCAGAGAGTTTATTTTACATTCACTGAAAAACTCCGCCAAGATTTAAATAGATATTGAATATGAACCGCCTGGAGAACCCAGGCGGTTTTTTTGATTTTAATCAGATATGTGGAACGAGAATAAGAGGCTTTTGAAGTTTTTTAAGGAGATCCGCTCCGACACTTCCCTTGATAACATGGGTAGCGGCATTTGTTGTTCTTGAGCCTATGATGACATAGTTGATTTCAAGTTCTTTTGCTTTTTCAGTTATGGCATCAGAAACATTTCCGCTGAGAATATCACCCTCTGCCTGGATACCGGCATCCCTGCAGCTTTTTAAATAGAATTCCATCCTTGTGTTCTCTTTTGTCATCTTAATTGATATTGATGCAGTCTGTGCTTCCGCTGAAGCTACATGACTTGCGTGCTCACCTCTATAAGGCGATACATAGACAAGGTGAAGAGCCGCGCCCGTTTTATCTGCAAAGCTCGTTGCTTCGGCCATAACTGAATCACTTATTTCGGTAAAGTCCAGACACACTAATATTGTTTTCATTTATGTACTCCTACTTATGTAGGTTACATTGAGAAAGAGTGTTCTTTCAACTAATTTTTTCCTATCTCATATAGTTTCTGTAAGC includes:
- a CDS encoding CTP synthase — protein: MKKYIFVTGGVCSSLGKGLASASLGTLLESRGFSVCMIKVDPYLNVDAGTMSPYQHGEVYVTDDGAETDLDLGNYARFTNSPLSAAHSLTTGQVYDAVIRKEREGKFLGKCVQVVPHITDEIKRRILVLGEKPEIDITIVEIGGTVGDIESIPFLEAVRQIIHEKGHENALSVHLTLIPTVTGGEVKTKPTQHSVKEMREIGIQPDVLLCRCQEELEDDLKRKIAQFTNIDYDCVLSAHDVDTTIYEIPVVYHNQGMDDVVCRKMGLRSKKSKITNTWGKLADIHKNAKTTVNIAMVGKYIELGDAYKSVDEALVHGAFANEVRLNLTKVDSEEVEKIVAEGKSLDEVFAPYDGILIPGGFGSRGILGMVQTATYARENKIPCFGICLGLQIMVIEYSRTMLGIANADSSEFRPEGNHSVISLLEEQVDVTAYGGTMRLGLSESRIEEGTHIYKAYGSANIHERHRHRYEVSNKYRDDLAKAGLVLSGTTPDGSLVESVEWPDHPWGVGVQFHPEFTSSPIKAGPLFREFILHSLKNSAKI
- a CDS encoding universal stress protein: MKTILVCLDFTEISDSVMAEATSFADKTGAALHLVYVSPYRGEHASHVASAEAQTASISIKMTKENTRMEFYLKSCRDAGIQAEGDILSGNVSDAITEKAKELEINYVIIGSRTTNAATHVIKGSVGADLLKKLQKPLILVPHI